A genomic window from Cryobacterium sp. SO2 includes:
- a CDS encoding AAA family ATPase produces the protein MRLVKAEITGFGRLADGKVNLDNKVIAIVGPNEAGKTTLLRALAYTDNGATLSASERSRGLVIEDSDVVVRVQYLLNAGDRTSAEQYGLQEPPTSIWLSRTAAGGTDPSVTVVPSPLKAFAPLEAAVLALRATATKKSYAELQYRPPVPDEGGDSVLVDEHRISLQQHTRDTISMFLEAFETGDGRLAVTVHDSDLRQVRDRLNQYSLGVGMADALSAVLTWVEREDPTRAVAATLFGRTPNILLFSDADRILASAHALSEEFVAAPPASLANLLGMAELDLKSLWAALQSGDEGERETLIDVANQVLAAKFAAAWKQSAVTVWLKIEGTVLTIRIRQDGKRITKFDERSAGLQMFVALVAFLAVRDETIPPILLIDEAETHLHIDAQADLVNTFMTQQQAAKIVYTTHSPACLPPDLGSNIRAVVPDAGSEYRSVIQGSFWHGAAGYSPLMLAMGAGAAAFSAARFVVLAEGATEMLLLPSLIKSAINVADLEYQVAPGLSEARTIMYPELDLVGARVAFLVDGDKGGQDLRRALVGGGVPGARIVTLDALTLENLLDSDSYLEAVRALLAECNPGKAVPDLPELPDPASEVWPSFLDRWATQQSLKMPGKRVIASRLVEDRLATPSDFGRRVLTELHRSISTILSTSKTGNNA, from the coding sequence ATGAGGCTCGTCAAAGCGGAGATAACGGGATTCGGGCGCCTCGCGGACGGCAAGGTGAATCTCGACAACAAGGTCATCGCAATCGTCGGCCCCAACGAAGCGGGCAAGACCACCCTGCTTCGCGCTCTCGCATACACCGACAACGGGGCTACGCTTTCTGCGTCGGAACGATCTCGTGGTTTGGTCATTGAGGACAGCGACGTTGTCGTGCGGGTGCAGTATCTGCTCAATGCGGGGGACAGGACTTCCGCTGAACAATATGGACTCCAGGAGCCTCCGACGTCGATTTGGTTGTCGCGCACGGCTGCTGGTGGAACTGACCCGTCTGTCACTGTCGTCCCATCGCCTTTGAAAGCATTCGCACCTCTTGAGGCTGCTGTGCTTGCTCTGCGAGCTACAGCGACGAAGAAGTCGTATGCAGAGCTGCAGTATCGTCCGCCAGTGCCCGATGAGGGCGGAGACTCGGTCCTGGTCGACGAGCATCGCATATCGCTCCAGCAGCACACACGAGACACGATTTCGATGTTCCTCGAAGCCTTCGAGACGGGCGACGGTCGTCTTGCCGTGACGGTTCATGATTCTGACCTTCGACAGGTTCGTGACCGTCTAAATCAATACTCCCTCGGAGTGGGTATGGCCGATGCACTTAGTGCTGTGTTGACATGGGTCGAACGGGAGGATCCAACGCGAGCAGTGGCCGCGACGCTCTTCGGCCGCACTCCCAACATCCTGCTCTTCAGCGACGCTGATCGAATTCTCGCATCAGCGCATGCGCTCTCGGAGGAGTTCGTTGCGGCCCCACCAGCCTCTCTCGCGAATCTGCTTGGCATGGCTGAACTCGACCTAAAGAGTCTCTGGGCCGCATTGCAAAGCGGCGACGAAGGGGAGCGCGAGACACTCATCGATGTGGCCAATCAAGTCCTTGCCGCTAAGTTCGCTGCAGCATGGAAACAGTCGGCTGTCACCGTTTGGCTCAAAATCGAAGGCACTGTACTGACTATTCGCATCCGCCAGGACGGCAAACGCATCACAAAGTTCGATGAGCGCAGTGCTGGACTCCAGATGTTCGTGGCTCTCGTGGCCTTCCTCGCAGTTCGGGACGAAACTATACCCCCAATCCTTCTCATAGATGAAGCCGAGACGCACTTGCACATCGACGCCCAGGCAGACCTTGTCAATACATTCATGACGCAGCAGCAAGCGGCGAAAATTGTTTACACCACGCACTCGCCCGCTTGCCTTCCCCCGGACCTCGGCTCGAACATCCGTGCAGTTGTGCCGGACGCCGGTAGCGAGTACCGGAGTGTGATTCAAGGCAGCTTTTGGCACGGCGCGGCCGGCTACTCGCCACTCATGCTCGCGATGGGTGCTGGAGCCGCTGCCTTTTCCGCGGCACGTTTCGTGGTGCTCGCGGAAGGGGCAACGGAGATGCTTTTACTTCCGTCACTGATCAAGTCGGCAATCAATGTCGCCGACCTTGAATACCAAGTGGCTCCCGGGCTGTCCGAAGCCCGAACCATAATGTACCCAGAGCTTGATCTAGTTGGCGCACGAGTTGCGTTCCTTGTGGACGGAGATAAAGGCGGGCAGGACCTTCGTAGGGCGCTTGTTGGAGGCGGAGTGCCGGGGGCGCGGATCGTGACGCTCGATGCTCTCACGCTCGAGAACCTTCTCGATTCGGACTCATATCTTGAGGCAGTGCGAGCGCTCCTTGCAGAATGCAATCCAGGGAAGGCTGTCCCCGATCTCCCCGAGCTGCCCGACCCAGCGTCGGAAGTCTGGCCTTCGTTCTTGGATAGGTGGGCGACCCAGCAGTCGCTAAAGATGCCGGGGAAGCGGGTGATTGCGAGCCGGCTTGTGGAGGACCGGCTGGCGACACCCAGCGACTTCGGACGTCGAGTCCTCACAGAGCTTCACCGCTCCATTTCGACGATCTTGTCCACCTCCAAAACAGGGAACAACGCATGA
- a CDS encoding tyrosine-type recombinase/integrase, with protein MARPQIAAGVLGAITVGVLPNGRYRARASLRDDGGVLHRLSAVAHTDENARADVRRQAAVLGTGGTGALSPKNTVNQVVELWLSQIAARAKTGSLTYSTYESYETTARLIILPRCGGIKLDRLTVGRCDRILQKILEEESISKARHARAVLSLICGYAVRDDALPSNPVRDVQRLPTAPKKESTLTTEQLNTIRELMQDWRETRADGPRPNYRILIDGMEIMLGTSIRVGECLGLRRCDVDMTTRPPTLVVNGTIVSTKAEGIHRKDTPKRSRQRRSIALPSMAAAAVRRRLALAEPDLEASLFPTKTGRALSVSNYERLLRSFIADERASLIKLGVDVDEYTTHIYRRTAATLVERAAGITLASRLLGHANEQTTRNSYVVTADQVDPVTAEILDEVLGG; from the coding sequence ATGGCTAGGCCACAGATCGCTGCCGGCGTGCTGGGCGCCATAACTGTGGGAGTCCTGCCGAACGGCCGGTACCGAGCCCGCGCTTCCCTCCGAGACGACGGCGGAGTCCTGCATCGTCTGTCCGCGGTTGCTCACACTGACGAGAACGCGCGCGCAGACGTTCGGCGGCAGGCAGCGGTGCTCGGTACCGGCGGCACCGGCGCTCTCTCGCCCAAGAACACCGTTAACCAAGTGGTGGAACTCTGGCTCTCTCAAATTGCCGCCCGCGCGAAAACGGGCAGCCTGACATACTCCACCTACGAATCGTATGAGACAACTGCGCGCCTCATCATTTTGCCCCGCTGCGGGGGGATCAAGCTCGACCGACTCACTGTCGGTCGGTGTGACCGCATCCTCCAGAAAATACTCGAGGAAGAATCCATCTCCAAAGCACGCCACGCCCGCGCCGTGTTGAGCCTCATCTGCGGCTACGCCGTGCGCGACGACGCGCTGCCCAGCAATCCAGTGCGAGACGTGCAGCGTTTGCCGACGGCCCCAAAAAAGGAATCCACGCTCACCACTGAGCAACTCAACACCATTCGTGAGCTGATGCAGGATTGGCGAGAAACGCGAGCGGACGGCCCCAGACCCAACTACCGCATTCTGATCGACGGCATGGAGATCATGCTGGGCACCTCCATCCGGGTTGGAGAATGCCTCGGCCTGCGCCGCTGCGATGTAGACATGACAACCCGGCCACCGACTCTCGTCGTCAACGGCACCATAGTCAGCACCAAGGCGGAAGGAATCCACCGGAAGGACACACCCAAGCGCTCCCGACAGAGACGCAGCATCGCTCTGCCATCGATGGCAGCAGCGGCCGTCCGCCGACGACTGGCACTGGCTGAACCCGACCTAGAGGCGTCACTATTCCCAACTAAGACCGGACGCGCACTGAGCGTCAGTAATTACGAGCGCCTGTTGCGCTCATTCATTGCCGACGAGCGCGCGAGCCTGATCAAGCTGGGAGTGGACGTGGACGAGTACACCACTCATATTTACCGACGCACGGCTGCGACACTCGTTGAGCGGGCGGCGGGCATCACGCTGGCGTCTCGGCTCCTCGGACACGCGAATGAGCAGACCACCCGAAACAGCTATGTAGTCACCGCTGACCAGGTCGACCCGGTGACGGCGGAAATCCTTGACGAGGTACTAGGCGGGTGA
- a CDS encoding helix-turn-helix domain-containing protein, with protein sequence MDATTQITPTFLTQRELAELLRLPERTLEDWRLTRTGPPYLKLGRHVRYDVQDVLAWAQEHRHG encoded by the coding sequence ATGGACGCGACGACACAAATCACCCCGACGTTCCTCACCCAGCGTGAACTCGCCGAGTTGCTCCGGCTACCCGAGCGCACCCTGGAAGACTGGCGCCTGACCCGCACGGGGCCGCCCTACCTCAAGCTAGGCCGTCACGTCCGTTACGACGTTCAGGACGTGCTCGCCTGGGCTCAGGAACACCGGCATGGCTAG
- a CDS encoding NAD(P)/FAD-dependent oxidoreductase: MSPDGSLNTGAGSATAAGAAEVLYDVVIIGAGPAGLAAGLNLVRARRRTLMIDSNRPRHSATLRSHGFITRDGVPPLELRRIGREEYEAYPAAEFHVGLVRTVEALPGVDEADATGARFTVSTKGLRGEKNRVVTTRTVLIATGLAETLPALPSIRAWYGTNLHSCIACDGYEEADRALALIGETDDLAEHALLISQWTDDLIVFTNGVGQVSDTDEVALAARGIRVDRRPLTDVVGERGAMTGIRAADGEFVPRQGGFVRPRYEAAAAFAGALNPATDAYGLIIVDPQGRTSVPGLYAAGDTTPPGPEQLLVSAGEGARAAVAINRELLGPLATHPPLNLAGRPEVG, from the coding sequence ATGAGCCCGGACGGCTCACTGAACACCGGTGCCGGCAGCGCTACTGCTGCCGGCGCCGCTGAGGTGCTCTACGACGTTGTCATCATCGGCGCCGGCCCGGCCGGCCTGGCCGCGGGGCTCAACCTCGTGCGTGCCCGCCGTCGCACCCTGATGATTGACAGCAACCGGCCTCGGCACTCCGCCACGCTTCGGTCGCACGGCTTCATCACCCGCGACGGTGTGCCGCCGCTCGAGCTGCGGCGTATCGGCCGTGAAGAGTACGAGGCCTACCCGGCCGCCGAGTTCCATGTGGGCCTCGTGCGCACCGTCGAGGCTCTGCCCGGGGTCGACGAGGCGGATGCCACCGGTGCCCGGTTCACCGTGTCCACCAAGGGCCTGCGCGGCGAGAAGAACCGGGTTGTCACGACCCGCACCGTGCTCATCGCAACCGGCCTGGCCGAGACGTTGCCGGCGCTGCCGAGCATCCGTGCGTGGTACGGCACCAACCTGCACAGCTGCATCGCCTGCGACGGCTACGAAGAAGCCGACCGGGCCCTCGCCCTGATCGGCGAGACCGACGACCTGGCCGAACACGCCCTGCTTATCTCGCAGTGGACCGACGACCTGATCGTTTTCACCAACGGCGTCGGCCAGGTCTCCGACACCGATGAGGTCGCCCTGGCCGCGCGCGGCATCCGGGTCGACCGGCGCCCGCTCACCGACGTGGTGGGGGAGCGCGGCGCCATGACCGGCATCCGGGCCGCCGACGGCGAGTTCGTGCCCAGGCAGGGCGGTTTCGTGCGTCCCAGGTATGAGGCGGCCGCCGCCTTCGCGGGTGCGCTGAACCCGGCCACGGATGCGTACGGCCTGATCATCGTCGACCCCCAGGGTCGCACCTCCGTGCCCGGCCTCTACGCCGCGGGCGACACCACCCCGCCCGGCCCGGAGCAGTTGCTGGTCTCCGCCGGTGAGGGAGCCCGCGCCGCCGTGGCCATCAACCGCGAATTGCTCGGGCCGCTGGCGACACACCCTCCGCTCAATTTGGCTGGTCGCCCCGAAGTGGGCTAG
- the gltX gene encoding glutamate--tRNA ligase → MSTTTAHPFSTATGTDVRVRFCPSPTGTPHVGLIRTALFNWAYARHTGGKFIFRVEDTDAARDSEESFTQLLEAMRWLRLDWDEGVETGGPNEPYRQSQRYDIYRDVIAKLIESGHIYESFATGEEIAERNIKLGRDAKLGYDNYERDLTDEQKAAFRAEGREPALRLKVPDTELSFDDLVRGEITFPAGSFSDFVVVRPNGHPLYPFVNPVDDALMGVTHVLRGEDLLSSTPRQIALYHALIDIGLTTFVPRFGHLPYVMGDKNKKLSKRDPESNLFLHRERGFIPEGLVNYLSLLGWSLTHDRDVFSIEEMIAAFDVVDVNPNPARFDLKKAESLNGDHIRLLEPADFAARVVPYLVNAGILTEPLSDTEQAVLTAAAPLVQERIALLGETPDMLGFLFEPADKLEHQADALASLPKNAAEILTAATAALRNIPEAEWTHELVHTTLTETLIDGLGLKPRVAFGPLRVAVSGRKISPPLFESMEILGRADSLARLDRLSATLVS, encoded by the coding sequence ATGTCTACTACAACAGCGCACCCGTTCTCGACCGCAACCGGCACTGATGTGCGCGTGCGGTTCTGCCCCTCGCCCACCGGCACGCCGCACGTCGGCCTGATCCGCACGGCCCTGTTCAACTGGGCCTACGCCCGGCACACCGGGGGCAAGTTCATCTTCCGGGTGGAGGACACCGACGCCGCCCGCGACAGCGAGGAGAGCTTCACCCAGTTGCTCGAGGCCATGCGCTGGCTGCGCCTGGACTGGGACGAGGGTGTAGAGACCGGTGGACCCAACGAACCGTACCGCCAGAGCCAGCGCTACGACATCTACCGTGACGTGATCGCCAAGCTCATCGAGTCCGGCCACATCTACGAAAGCTTCGCCACCGGCGAAGAGATCGCCGAACGCAACATCAAGCTCGGCCGCGACGCCAAGCTCGGCTACGACAACTACGAGCGCGACCTCACCGACGAGCAGAAGGCCGCCTTCCGCGCCGAGGGACGCGAGCCCGCGCTCCGCCTCAAGGTGCCCGACACCGAGCTCTCCTTCGATGACCTGGTTCGCGGCGAGATCACCTTCCCGGCCGGCTCGTTCAGCGACTTCGTCGTGGTGCGCCCCAACGGGCATCCGCTGTACCCGTTCGTGAACCCCGTCGACGACGCGCTGATGGGCGTCACCCACGTGCTGCGCGGCGAAGACCTGCTCTCCTCCACGCCCCGCCAGATCGCGCTGTACCACGCGCTCATCGACATCGGCCTCACCACGTTCGTGCCGCGCTTCGGCCACCTGCCCTACGTGATGGGCGACAAGAACAAGAAGCTCTCCAAGCGCGACCCGGAGTCGAACCTGTTCCTGCACCGCGAACGCGGCTTCATTCCCGAGGGCCTGGTCAACTACCTCTCCCTGCTGGGCTGGTCACTCACCCACGACCGCGACGTCTTCTCGATCGAAGAGATGATCGCCGCGTTCGACGTGGTCGATGTGAACCCCAACCCGGCGCGCTTCGACCTCAAGAAGGCCGAATCGCTCAACGGCGACCACATCCGCCTGCTCGAACCGGCCGACTTCGCCGCCCGGGTCGTTCCCTACCTGGTGAACGCCGGCATCCTCACCGAGCCGCTCAGCGACACCGAACAGGCCGTCCTCACCGCCGCGGCACCGCTCGTGCAGGAACGCATCGCCCTGCTCGGCGAGACGCCCGACATGCTCGGCTTCCTCTTCGAGCCCGCCGATAAGCTCGAGCACCAGGCGGATGCGCTCGCCTCGCTCCCGAAGAACGCCGCCGAGATCCTCACGGCCGCCACCGCGGCGCTGCGGAACATTCCCGAAGCGGAATGGACCCACGAGCTCGTGCACACCACCCTCACCGAGACCCTCATCGACGGCCTCGGCCTGAAGCCGCGGGTGGCGTTCGGCCCGCTGCGCGTGGCCGTGTCCGGTCGCAAGATCTCGCCGCCGCTGTTCGAATCCATGGAGATCCTCGGCCGGGCCGACTCGCTGGCCCGCCTGGATCGGCTCTCGGCGACCCTGGTGTCATGA
- a CDS encoding LysR family transcriptional regulator: protein MPENIHRALDVDSHALRIVHRINELGSITAAARSLGYSQPAVSQHLKRLEARLGLPLVAKAGRGVRLTEAGRILARHAATVTQALDAAAGELSDLAGLRSGRVTLAAFPSASATVIPTLLRGLSQRHPGVQLSYLEAEPPEAVRAVRDQAADLAITFSYTGDQADPHRQSAHGLTVVPLWRDEMLVVVPREHPLAGRDRIDLALLAADQWIGGCPRCRAHLLDLAARSGFSPSISYETDNVVAVFGMVAAGLGVALVPALAIAAAPLPAGIVARPTTGGDFRTIHLVGTEGAETVPAVAATIRAIGEIDAAPWTLLAARPAPNTAHPVAARPR from the coding sequence ATGCCCGAAAATATCCACCGTGCACTCGACGTAGATTCCCACGCGTTGCGGATCGTGCACCGCATCAACGAGCTCGGTTCGATCACCGCGGCGGCCCGGTCGCTCGGCTACAGCCAGCCGGCCGTGAGCCAGCACCTCAAACGCCTCGAGGCCCGCCTGGGCCTGCCGTTGGTGGCCAAGGCCGGCCGGGGCGTGCGCCTCACCGAGGCCGGCCGCATCCTGGCCAGGCACGCCGCCACCGTGACGCAGGCGCTGGATGCCGCGGCGGGCGAACTCAGCGATCTGGCGGGACTCCGCAGCGGCCGGGTCACCCTCGCGGCCTTCCCGTCCGCCTCGGCCACGGTCATCCCCACCCTGCTGCGCGGCCTCTCCCAGCGGCACCCCGGCGTGCAGTTGAGCTACCTCGAAGCGGAACCGCCCGAGGCCGTGCGCGCGGTGCGCGACCAGGCCGCCGACCTCGCCATCACGTTCAGCTACACCGGCGACCAGGCCGACCCACATCGCCAGAGCGCCCACGGTCTCACGGTCGTGCCACTCTGGCGAGACGAGATGCTCGTGGTGGTGCCCCGTGAGCACCCGCTGGCCGGCCGCGACCGCATCGACCTGGCCCTGCTGGCCGCAGACCAGTGGATCGGCGGCTGCCCGCGCTGCCGGGCGCACCTGCTCGACCTCGCCGCCCGCAGCGGCTTCAGTCCGAGCATCTCCTACGAGACCGATAACGTCGTGGCCGTCTTCGGTATGGTCGCGGCCGGCCTGGGCGTGGCGCTCGTGCCCGCCCTGGCCATCGCCGCCGCCCCGCTGCCGGCCGGGATCGTGGCCCGGCCCACCACGGGCGGCGACTTCCGCACGATTCACCTCGTGGGAACAGAGGGCGCCGAGACGGTGCCGGCGGTGGCCGCCACCATCCGCGCCATCGGCGAGATCGACGCGGCACCCTGGACGTTGTTGGCGGCCCGGCCGGCCCCGAACACCGCACACCCGGTTGCGGCGCGCCCTCGGTAG
- a CDS encoding aminotransferase class V-fold PLP-dependent enzyme — MRSTAPSSTTTATLTLAQAQVAYSPSSTRYLAACTSGRPTLETVQALHADAETWARGDASPGHYQVEIDRARALYAGLVGVGADRVAIGSQASVMAAVLAASVPAGREVVCVDGDFTSMVFPFLQQEHRGITVRHVPVAQLAASLTERTWLVAFSLVQSATGEVADAPAIRAAAAAVGAFTLCDTTQATGWLPVNAGDFDATICHAYKWLGAPRGAAFLTVTPGLAELLRPVQAGWFAGVDPWASCYGPTMTLATDARRFDVSPAWPAWVGTRVALEFFTRLDPAAVFAHDTALGNGLCAGLDLPENNQAIVTWADPAGADLARLTAAGITASGRAGRARVAFHLWNTQSDVDAVLTALGN, encoded by the coding sequence ATGCGTTCCACAGCTCCGTCCTCCACCACGACCGCCACTCTGACGCTCGCGCAGGCCCAGGTCGCCTACTCCCCCAGCAGCACGCGCTACCTGGCCGCGTGCACCTCGGGACGCCCGACGCTGGAGACCGTGCAGGCGCTGCACGCGGACGCTGAAACCTGGGCGCGTGGCGACGCCTCCCCCGGTCACTACCAGGTGGAGATCGACCGGGCGCGGGCGCTGTACGCCGGGCTGGTCGGGGTCGGTGCCGACCGGGTGGCAATCGGGTCGCAGGCGTCGGTGATGGCCGCCGTGCTGGCCGCATCCGTGCCCGCCGGCCGCGAGGTCGTCTGCGTCGACGGCGACTTCACCTCGATGGTGTTCCCGTTCCTGCAGCAGGAGCACCGCGGAATCACCGTGCGTCACGTTCCGGTCGCCCAGCTGGCGGCCTCGCTCACCGAGCGCACCTGGCTCGTGGCCTTCTCCCTCGTGCAGTCCGCCACCGGTGAGGTCGCGGATGCGCCGGCCATCCGGGCGGCCGCCGCCGCGGTGGGCGCGTTCACGCTCTGCGACACGACGCAGGCCACCGGCTGGCTGCCGGTGAACGCCGGCGATTTCGATGCCACCATCTGCCACGCCTACAAGTGGTTGGGTGCTCCGCGGGGGGCCGCGTTCCTCACGGTGACGCCCGGGCTGGCCGAGCTGCTGCGCCCGGTGCAGGCCGGCTGGTTCGCGGGCGTCGACCCGTGGGCCTCCTGCTACGGCCCCACCATGACCCTGGCCACGGATGCCCGCCGCTTCGACGTGTCGCCGGCATGGCCGGCCTGGGTGGGCACCCGGGTGGCGCTGGAGTTCTTCACCCGGCTGGACCCGGCCGCGGTTTTCGCTCACGACACCGCCCTGGGCAACGGCCTCTGCGCCGGGCTCGACCTGCCCGAGAACAATCAAGCGATCGTCACCTGGGCCGACCCTGCCGGCGCCGACCTCGCCCGCCTCACCGCCGCCGGCATCACGGCCTCCGGCCGCGCCGGCCGCGCCCGCGTGGCCTTCCACCTCTGGAACACCCAATCGGACGTCGACGCCGTCCTGACCGCCCTCGGGAACTGA
- a CDS encoding type 1 glutamine amidotransferase domain-containing protein, whose translation MTSVLFVVSAADQWTLNDGSLHPTGYWAEELAEPHRLFTEAGWSITIATPKGAAPTVDLGSLAAGATGSEERSAELRSYLESLPALQSPNSLDDVAASDYDVVFYPGGHGPMEDLAVDATSGQIMTDAIGSGKILGVLCHAPAALLAAVAEDGTWPFLAYRMTGFTDAEEALGGLAPKAKWLVQARLVELGADFVEGASFAEHIEIDRNLYTGQNPASSVALATAIIDAVAAQK comes from the coding sequence ATGACTTCCGTACTTTTTGTCGTCAGCGCCGCTGACCAGTGGACCCTCAACGACGGTTCACTGCACCCCACCGGCTACTGGGCCGAGGAGCTCGCCGAGCCGCACCGCCTCTTCACCGAGGCCGGCTGGTCGATCACCATCGCCACCCCGAAGGGTGCCGCTCCCACCGTCGACCTGGGCAGCCTGGCCGCCGGGGCCACCGGTAGCGAGGAGCGCTCCGCCGAGCTGCGCAGCTACCTCGAATCCCTGCCGGCACTGCAGAGCCCGAACTCGCTCGATGACGTCGCCGCCAGCGACTACGACGTGGTCTTCTACCCGGGCGGACACGGCCCGATGGAGGACCTCGCGGTCGACGCGACCAGCGGTCAGATCATGACGGATGCCATCGGCTCCGGCAAGATCCTCGGCGTGCTGTGCCACGCCCCGGCCGCGCTGCTCGCCGCCGTGGCCGAGGACGGCACCTGGCCGTTCCTGGCCTACCGCATGACCGGTTTCACCGACGCCGAAGAGGCCCTGGGAGGACTCGCCCCGAAGGCCAAGTGGCTCGTGCAGGCTCGCCTGGTTGAGCTCGGCGCCGACTTCGTCGAGGGTGCCTCCTTCGCCGAGCACATCGAGATCGACCGCAACCTCTACACCGGCCAGAACCCGGCCTCCTCGGTGGCCCTCGCCACCGCGATCATCGATGCGGTAGCCGCCCAGAAGTAG
- a CDS encoding NADP-dependent oxidoreductase translates to MTTATSTQIQLAARPDGWPTAADFSTAVIDLPELAAGQVRVVNDFISVDPYMRGRMNDVKSYIPPFVLGQTMGGGAVGHVVASTVESVPVGSLVVHQYGWRDVVQEDAAGFRVVPEIPNVSASAYLGVLGMTALTAYIGLLEIAKFKEGDTVFVSGAAGAVGSMVGQIARLKGAARVIGSAGTDEKVALLTSKYGFDAAFNYKTGDIAAQLTEAAPEGIDVYFDNVGGDHLSAALGAFKDGGRAALCGAISQMNRTDGPTGVQNMVNIVTRGLTLTGFTIGNHLQHFPAFTEQMGAWFAAGDIVFDETVVDGIENSVDAFLGMLRGENTGKMVVKTSVADSALAAN, encoded by the coding sequence ATGACGACAGCCACCAGTACCCAGATCCAGCTCGCGGCCCGGCCCGACGGCTGGCCCACCGCGGCCGACTTCAGCACCGCCGTGATCGACCTGCCCGAGTTGGCGGCCGGCCAGGTGCGGGTCGTCAACGACTTCATCTCCGTTGACCCCTACATGCGCGGCCGCATGAACGACGTCAAGTCCTACATCCCGCCGTTCGTGCTCGGCCAGACCATGGGCGGCGGCGCCGTGGGCCATGTCGTTGCGTCGACTGTGGAGTCCGTTCCCGTTGGCAGCCTCGTCGTGCACCAGTACGGCTGGCGCGATGTGGTGCAGGAGGATGCAGCCGGCTTCCGGGTCGTTCCTGAGATCCCGAACGTTTCCGCATCCGCGTATCTCGGCGTGCTCGGCATGACCGCCCTCACCGCCTACATCGGCCTGCTTGAGATCGCCAAGTTCAAGGAGGGCGACACCGTCTTCGTCTCCGGCGCCGCCGGTGCCGTGGGCAGCATGGTGGGTCAGATCGCCCGTCTCAAGGGCGCCGCCCGCGTGATTGGCTCCGCCGGCACTGACGAGAAGGTGGCCCTGCTCACGTCGAAGTACGGCTTCGACGCCGCGTTCAACTACAAGACCGGCGACATTGCCGCCCAGCTCACCGAAGCCGCACCCGAGGGTATCGACGTGTACTTCGACAACGTCGGTGGCGACCACCTCAGCGCTGCCCTCGGCGCCTTCAAGGACGGCGGGCGCGCCGCACTCTGTGGGGCGATCTCACAGATGAACCGCACGGATGGCCCCACCGGCGTGCAGAACATGGTCAACATCGTCACCCGCGGCCTCACCCTCACGGGCTTCACCATCGGCAACCACCTGCAGCACTTCCCGGCCTTCACCGAGCAGATGGGTGCCTGGTTCGCCGCCGGCGACATCGTCTTCGACGAGACCGTCGTAGACGGCATCGAGAACTCGGTCGACGCGTTCCTGGGCATGCTCCGCGGAGAGAACACCGGCAAGATGGTCGTCAAGACCAGCGTCGCCGACTCCGCCCTGGCCGCGAACTAG
- a CDS encoding helix-turn-helix domain-containing protein, with protein sequence MGRLQTFDSTTVVQSARDVFWDLGYDGASLADLETATGINRSSLYHAYGSKRGLFDAAVVDYRDTVIRPRLRGLQADGAGRRELLAYFDELREAVAKLPLDSPRRGCLLVNCATGLATHDEPAREVVEDYRTELAAALGHALAGAGAGAGDFDDPSTVNSTADRTADGAATDLTAERVRTLGSLSMSAMLLARVNAAESSALLATAAAQIRSWFPLAAE encoded by the coding sequence ATGGGACGGCTCCAGACGTTCGACAGCACCACGGTCGTGCAGTCCGCCCGCGACGTCTTCTGGGACCTCGGCTACGACGGCGCCTCCCTGGCCGACCTCGAGACGGCCACGGGCATCAACCGGTCCAGCCTCTACCACGCCTACGGCAGCAAGCGCGGGCTCTTCGACGCGGCCGTCGTCGACTACCGCGACACCGTCATCCGGCCCCGCTTGCGCGGCCTGCAGGCGGATGGCGCGGGCCGGCGCGAACTGCTGGCCTACTTCGACGAACTCCGCGAAGCCGTGGCCAAGCTCCCGTTGGACTCCCCCCGGCGCGGCTGCCTGCTGGTGAACTGCGCCACGGGCCTCGCCACGCATGACGAGCCCGCCCGCGAGGTGGTCGAGGACTACCGCACCGAGCTCGCGGCGGCCCTCGGCCATGCCCTCGCCGGAGCCGGCGCCGGCGCCGGCGATTTTGACGATCCCAGCACCGTGAACAGCACCGCCGACAGAACCGCCGACGGCGCCGCCACCGATCTCACTGCCGAACGAGTGCGCACTCTCGGGTCGCTCTCGATGAGCGCGATGTTGCTCGCCCGGGTCAACGCCGCCGAGTCATCCGCGCTGCTCGCGACCGCCGCCGCCCAGATTCGCAGCTGGTTCCCGCTCGCAGCCGAGTAA